Proteins encoded in a region of the Homo sapiens chromosome 9, GRCh38.p14 Primary Assembly genome:
- the PIERCE1 gene encoding piercer of microtubule wall 1 protein isoform 1 (isoform 1 is encoded by transcript variant 1) produces MAEECPRACAEPVAPKATAPPERTSDYYRVSADLPGRFNNPGWFRGYRTQKAVSVYRTSNQAYGSRAPTVHEMPKVFYPNSNKFSQQLAAGGMFRNNTLNVYLEKSIVTGPDNCITSCDRLNFHPSYNINRPSICD; encoded by the exons ATGGCTGAGGAATGCCCCAGAGCGTGCGCGGAGCCTGTGGCGCCCAAGGCCACGGCCCCGCCGGAGAGGACCAGCGACTACTACCGCGTGAGCGCGGACCTGCCGGGCAGGTTCAACAACCCGGGGTGGTTCCGGGGCTACAG GACCCAGAAGGCTGTCTCCGTGTACAGGACCAGTAACCAGGCTTACGGGAGCAGAGCCCCCACCGTGCACGAGATGCCT AAAGTATTTTATCCAAATTCGAATAAATTTTCCCAACAACTTGCAGCGGGTGGAATGTTCCGGAACAATACTCTCAATGTTTACCTGGAGAAAAGCATCGTGACTGGCCCCGATAACTGCATCACCTCCTGTGACCGGCTCAACTTCCACCCCAGTTACAACATCAACAGGCCATCCATCTGCGATTGA
- the PIERCE1 gene encoding piercer of microtubule wall 1 protein isoform 2 (isoform 2 is encoded by transcript variant 2), which yields MAEECPRACAEPVAPKATAPPERTSDYYRVSADLPGRFNNPGWFRGYRTQKAVSVYRTSNQAYGSRAPTVHEMPRVECSGTILSMFTWRKAS from the exons ATGGCTGAGGAATGCCCCAGAGCGTGCGCGGAGCCTGTGGCGCCCAAGGCCACGGCCCCGCCGGAGAGGACCAGCGACTACTACCGCGTGAGCGCGGACCTGCCGGGCAGGTTCAACAACCCGGGGTGGTTCCGGGGCTACAG GACCCAGAAGGCTGTCTCCGTGTACAGGACCAGTAACCAGGCTTACGGGAGCAGAGCCCCCACCGTGCACGAGATGCCT CGGGTGGAATGTTCCGGAACAATACTCTCAATGTTTACCTGGAGAAAAGCATCGTGA
- the MRPS2 gene encoding small ribosomal subunit protein uS2m, with product MATSSAALPRILGAGARAPSRWLGFLGKATPRPARPSRRTLGSATALMIRESEDSTDFNDKILNEPLKHSDFFNVKELFSVRSLFDARVHLGHKAGCRHRFMEPYIFGSRLDHDIIDLEQTATHLQLALNFTAHMAYRKGIILFISRNRQFSYLIENMARDCGEYAHTRYFRGGMLTNARLLFGPTVRLPDLIIFLHTLNNIFEPHVAVRDAAKMNIPTVGIVDTNCNPCLITYPVPGNDDSPLAVHLYCRLFQTAITRAKEKRQQVEALYRLQGQKEPGDQGPAHPPGADMSHSL from the exons ATGGCGACATCCTCGGCCGCGCTGCCCCGAATACTCGGCGCGG GTGCCCGGGCCCCGTCGCGCTGGTTGGGCTTTCTCGGGAAGGCGACCCCCCGGCCTGCTCGGCCGAGCCGCAGGACGCTTGGAAGCGCGACGGCCCTTATGATCCGCGAGTCGGAGGACAGCACCG ATTTCAACGACAAGATTTTGAATGAGCCCCTCAAGCACTCTGACTTCTTCAATGTCAAGGAACTGTTTTCCGTGAGAAGCCTCTTCGATGCCCGAGTCCATCTGGGACACAAAGCTGGCTGTCGGCACAG GTTTATGGAGCCGTACATCTTTGGGAGCCGCCTGGACCACGACATCATCGACCTGGAACAGACAGCCACGCACCTccagctggccttgaacttcacCGCCCACATGGCCTACCGCAAGGGCATCATCTTGTTTATAAGCCGCAACCGGCAGTTCTCGTACCTGATTGAGAACATGGCCCGTGACTGTGGCGAGTACGCCCACACTCGCTACTTCAGGGGCGGCATGCTGACCAACGCGCGCCTCCTCTTTGGCCCCACGGTCCGCCTGCCGGACCTCATCATCTTCCTGCACACGCTCAACAACATCTTTGAGCCACACGTGGCCGTGAGAGACGCAGCCAAGATGAACATCCCCACAGTGGGCATCGTGGACACcaactgcaacccctgcctcatCACCTACCCTGTACCCGGCAATGACGACTCTCCGCTGGCTGTGCACCTCTACTGCAGGCTCTTCCAGACGGCCATCACCCGGGCCAAGGAGAAGCGGCAGCAGGTTGAGGCTCTCTATCGCCTGCAGGGCCAGAAGGAGCCCGGGGACCAGGGGCCAGCCCACCCTCCTGGGGCTGACATGAGCCATTCCCTGTGA